CCACTTTTGTTCCAGTAAACAGCCTGGCTACTACACTAAAAAATATGAATGCCGAACCCATATGGATTGGTGCATATGCTGGCCTTCGCAGTGTGGTGCTTGAATTGTTTCGCAGAGCCAACGGTGAGGGTTATTTGGTGAAATTGTTTGGTACATACGGCCCTTTAGCTGGTTATTCAAACCCTTTGGATAAAAGTATAGTTGTTCCTCAAACTCATGGTTTAATGTCGGCTGATGTGATTGCCGGAAATTATGATGCAGATTATATTTACTATGCAAAAGGCAATAAAATTTACATTACAGATATTATCTCGCTTACTGAAAATTTACAAGTTACACTAGGTGCTGGTGAGCAAGTAACGGCGATACAGCACATTAAATATCCGTTGCCGGGCACTACTACTACACCAACAACCGTAATTACAAATTATCTGAGCATTGCTTCTTATGTTGCAGCGACTGGCAAGTATAAGGTTTACCTGCATAACATCAGTTCTACAGGGACGATACAAGCCTTAGCCCTGCCAAATTTTGAAGGCACAGGAAAAGTAAGTTCAGTGAACTTTATTGAAAACGGTGTTGGTAATAAAACGTATTAAAATCGATGAAATTAAAATTAAACATTACCCTGTTGGCATGCATGCTAACAGGGGTTGTTTTTGCACAACAGGATCCAGATCTGGAATCTGCTGAGCTTAAAAAACAAAAGATAGAATTAGACGCTGCCCTGGCTACAATAGAGCAGAAACTTGTTGCAAGTGAAAAGACCTACAGAGAAGCCCAAACCAAAAAAATAAAATACGACACCATAGGGTTAGGAGCATGGCGTGCAGAAATGGCGGCTCTTAAAATGGAAAAGAAAAAGGCCGAGGTGATTTTCATTCAAAAGCATCCTGATTATTTTATCAGCCTAATGGCATTAAATGACGTTATCGGGCATTTGCCTGAAAATGTGCCGACAAAAATAAAATTATATAATAAGCTAGATAAAGGTCTGCAAAAAACAGCAACCGGATTAAAGACCAAAGCTACCCTGGATAAATTTAACGCACTGAGCATCGGTAAAATTGCCCCGGCATTTTCTGCGCCGGATACCTCCGGAAGGAGCATCAGTCTATCAGATTACCGCGGAAAATACGTCCTGCTTGACTTTTGGGCCAGCTGGTGTGGCCCCTGTAGAGAAGAAAATCCAGTTGTAGTAAAGGCATTCCGGACTTATAGAGACAAAAACTTTGATGTGCTTTCTATTTCCCTGGATCAGCCCGGCAAAAGAGATGCCTGGATTAAAGCCATTCATGTCGATCATTTGGATTGGACACATGTGTCTGATTTAAAGTATTGGAACAGTGAAGTGGCGCAATTGTACGCTGTTCGTTCCATTCCTCAAAATTTCCTGATTGATCCACAAGGAAGAATCATTGCTGCAAATCTGCGCGGTGAGGCACTCGATAGAAAACTGGCAGAAATTTTCTTTAAATCTTCAAAATAGCTAATTTTTAAAAGGCCTGTTAAAAAGGGCATAAAAACGCACAAATGTTTAAACCTATTTTACTTACACTGGCGCTAAGCGGCTTTGTATTGTCAACTAATGCCCAGGAAAAAAAGCCGGAGGCATCCACAAAAAAGATAGCTGTCCCTGTTAAAAAGGCCGACAGTGTACCTGGAGCACCAAAAGCCTACAATGAAGTCATCACGGCTAAAGCAAAAACTTCTGTTGGTATGATTAATGTTCATCAAATTGCGCTCAAGTACTTTTTTGAAATCCCCGATACCTTGTTGGGTAGAGAATTGCTAATCGTAAACCGGATCTCCAAAGCGGCATCAGGAACACGTCCTCAGATGTTGGGCTATGCTGGTGATGAGATTGCTGAAAATGTAGTTAGTTTTGAAAAGGGGCCTAACGACCGTATATTTTTGCGCTTGAATTCTTTTAATGAACGTTCAGGCGATACGACCTCTAATGGTTTGTATAAGTCTGTACGTAATTCAAATATTCAGCCAATTGTTGCTTCTTTCTCGGTTAAAGCTTATGGACAGAAGGGGCAAATTAAAAGCTCGGTAATTGACGTTACGGAATATTTGAATACAGAAAATGAGGTTTTTTTCTTTAGTCCCGGTGTTAAAACTGCTCTCGGCATTGGTGGCATACAAACTGATAAGTCATATATAGGTTCTCTTAGTACTTATCCAAAGAATGTAGAGATTCGCACTATTCGTACTTATACTAAAGGGCCTGTAGCTGGTCAACCCACTATCTCCACTATTCCTGTAACATATGAGCTAAATAGTTCCATGGTACTTTTGCCTAAGATTCCGATGAAAGCACGTTATGCGGATGCAAGGGTAGGTTTTTTTGCGCACGGTTATACAGATTTTGACGGAGACCCTCAAGGTGTAAGGCAATCTGCTGTGATGGTTCGCTGGCGCATGGAGCCTAAAACCGGGGATATTGAAAAATATAAACGCGGAAAACTGGTAGAACCTAAAAAGCCGATTATCTATTACATAGATCCGGCAACCCCAAAAAAATGGGTGCCTTACCTCATTGCTGGTGTTAATGACTGGGCTAAGGCATTTGAACAGGCTGGATTTAAAAATGCAATTAAAGCATTACCTGCACCAGCTAACGATCCAAACTGGAGCATTGATGATGCTACCCATAACGTAATTGTTTATAAACCTTCGTCTGTTGCCAATGCAAGTGGTCCGAATGTGCATGATCCGCGAAGCGGAGAAATCATTGAGAGCCATATTAATTGGTACCACAACATTATGCAGCTGGTTAGAAACTGGTATATGATCCAGGCGGGTGCTATTGATCATAAGGCCAGAAAACTAAAGTTTGATGATGAATTGATGGGGCAGTTGATCCGCTTTGTCTCCTCTCATGAAGTGGGGCATACTTTGGGACTGTTGCATAACTACGGTTCAAGTTCAACGGTTCCGGTAGAAAAACTAAGGGACAAAGCCTTTGTAGAAAAATATGGACACACGCCATCTATCATGGATTATGCCCGTTTTAACTATGTGGCCCAGCCAGAAGACCATATTACACAGAAAGGAATTTTTCCAAGAATTGGAGAATATGACAGGTGGGCAATTGAATTTGGCTACCGTTGGCTGCCGCAGTTTAATTCACCTGATGCGGAAATACCGTACATGAACAAGCTGATTATTGATAGCCTGGATAAAAATAAGCGCTTGTTTTTTGGTTCGGAGGGAGAGTCCCTTGACCCGCGTTCGCAAAGTGAAGATTTGGGAGATGATGCGGTTAAGGCCAGTATATACGGAATTAAAAATCTTCAACGCATTATCCCGCAGCTAAAAGATTGGACAAAGGAACCTAACGAGGGTTATGAAAACCTTAAACTGATGTATGACCAGGCATTTAGGCAATACATGTTATATACCGCACATGTACTTAAAACTATAGGAGGGGAATATCACACTAACAGGAGTATCGAACAAAATGGAAACGTTTTTGAACCAGTATCTTATAAGAAGCAAAAGGAAGCGATGCAATTCTTTAACGATTATGTATTCAACATTCCGGAGTGGATGTTGAAAGATCAAAATGATCCGCTTACGAGGTCTAATCCAGGCATATATATGGAGGTTGCGCAAAATAATGCTTTACAGAGGTTACAGGGGTCTGGAATTCTTATGGAATTTATAAAAAATGAAGAATACAGCAAAGGAAAAACCTACACCTGTTCTGAATTTCTGGAAGATTTGAAGAAAAGCATCTGGACGGAACTGTATACCGGAAAATCTATTGATCTTAACCGGAGAAACCTGCAGAAAACATACATCACCAATACCATTAATTCGTTTAAGGCTACAGGTGAGATTGTCGGAAAAAATAGTGGAAACGGCGTGATATATTATATAAATCCAGATCCAACTAGAAATGATGTTTCCAGCTTAGTTCGTGCCCATTTAATATCCTTGAAAGAAGATATTCGCAAAGCAATTCCTTCGCAAAAAGGAATGTCTTTATATCATCTTGAGGATGCTGTTAAGAGAATTGATGATGTTTTAGATCCTGTAAAATAATAGCAAAAGTGCATTAATGTATTTGGCGCATAAGTTGTTATCATATAAATAAGTTGAAAATAGGCTGTGTTATACTCATGTATAATCAGCCTATTTAGTTGTATTAAGACTCTGCCGGGTTCTCAATAAGCCGGATCTTTTACAGTATAGCTACAGCTTGGTTTTGGCCGTATGCCTTTTAGATGTGTTGCTAAAGTTAGCCGTAACTAAGTTTTTACAAGCGTCTCAATATAACGATAATATAGACGCCGTTTTCCTAAGTGTTTAATACACTGCGCTGTTTATACAAGATAAACTTTGTAAAAACCTAAATCCTTCATAATTCTCTTCCGGACGTTTTAAAAGGGGGGATAGAGGGGGACAGTTATGCAAATCATTCCGTTTAATATTGTTTTTTATTAAACAAGTCATTTTAACCAAATATATATGCAAATCATTTTTGGAGTTCTATTCCATTTTATCGGAGGCTTCGCTTCTGGCAGTTTCTATATCCCTTATAAAAAAGTAAAAGGTTGGGCTTGGGAGAGTTACTGGATAGTTGGTGGGATTTTTTCATGGCTGATAGTACCACCTCTTGCTGCTTATTTAACAATTCCAAATTTTAGTGACATCATTGCAAGTACAAGCGGGAGCATTTTAACCCTTACTTATTTCTTTGGGATCCTTTGGGGGATTGGCGGTTTAACCTACGGTTTGGGTGTTCGGTATTTGGGTGTTTCATTGGGAAGTAGCATTATTTTAGGCCTTTCCATGGTGATTGGTTCCATATTACCTTCTATATATTTCCAGTTTTTTCCACAGGTAGGTAAGGATCCGTTTGTTGTATTTTTGGCTACTGAATGGGGAAGAACGGTGATGTTCGGACTTTTAGTTTGTGTTGTTGGAATCATAGTCTGCGGTAAAGCAGGTGTGATGAAAGAAAGAGAAATTAAATCAGCAGCCACAGACCCGCACGGAATGGAGGTCAAAACAGAATACAAATTCGGCTTGGGTTTGTTTGTTGGCATTGTTTCGGGAGTGTTGAGCGCTTGTTTCAATTTTGGTCTTGAAGCCGGAAAACCGATGGCTGATGCCGCAAATGCGCTCTGGAAAGTTGCAAATCCTGCAGAGACGGGGAATTTCCTTTTTCAAAATAACGTAACCTACATTGTTGTGCTTTGGGGCGGATTAACTACCAATTTTATCTGGTGTATGATTTTAAATGCCAGAAATAAAACTTTCGGTGATTACACCAAAAAAAGCACACCTCTATTAAAGAATTATATCTTTTCTGCATTGGCAGGGACTACCTGGTTTTTGCAATTCTTCTTCTACGGAATGGGCGAGAGTAAAATGGGGAATGGCGCAAGCTCCTGGATTTTGCACATGGCATTTATCATTTTGATTGCCAATGCATGGGGACTGGTTTTGAAAGAATGGAGCGGTGTGCAAAAGAAAACTTTTTATACACTAATAGCGGGCATATTAATCATTGTTGCCTCCGTACTAATTGTGGGCTACGGAAACTCACTAAAATAACTGTCAATTATAACATTTTTAATATATAGAATATGTCTTTCAATACAACTGAATTTAAACACGTAAGTTACCTTTGGGATGATGCTAAAGCAGCAGAACTGGCAGGCGATGAAGTAGCCTTGTTGATTTACCGCTCTAATTTGCTTGGAGCAGATTTACGTTTAACCAACTATGGTGGTGGAAATACTTCCTGCAAGGCAGATGCGATTGATCCGATTACTGGTCAGCCTGTAGAAGTGATGTGGATTAAAGGGTCCGGTGGTGATATCGGTACCTTAAAACGCAGTGGTCTTGCCGCATTGTATGTTGAACGTTTAAGAAGTTTAAAAAACAGTTACCGCGGAATTGAGCAGGAAGATGAAATGGTGGAACTTTTTAACCACTGTATTTATGATTTAGCTTCTAAAGCGCCTTCTATTGATACACCATTACACGGTTTCTTACCGTTTAAACATATTGATCACCTGCACCCGGATGCAGCTATTGCAATTGCAGCAGCTAAGGATGGTAAGCAGATTACACATGATTTATTTAACGGCACAATAGGCTGGGTTGACTGGCAAAAACCAGGTTTTGATTTAGGTCTGCAACTTAAAGCTTGTTTGGATGAAAATCCTGGTATCCGTGGGATTATGTTGGGCTCACATGGTTTATTTACCTGGGGTGATACAGCTTACGAAAGCTATATGAATACCTTAGAAGTAATTGAAATTTGTGCCAATTACCTGGAAGAAAATTATGGTAAAAAAGGCCCTGTATTTGGCGGACAAAAAATAAGCAGCCCTGAAAAAGCAGCAAGAGAAGCACAAGCTATCTTGCTAGCACCAATACTTCGTGGTTTTTGCTCAAGTGAGCGCAACATGATCGGACATTTTACCGATGATACACGCGTACTTGAATTTATCAACTCAAATGATTTAGATCGTTTAGCTCCATTAGGAACAAGCTGTCCTGATCACTTTTTGCGTACCAAAATTAGTCCGCTGGTATTAGAATTAACTCCCGATGAAGATCTTTCTGATCCTGCAAAGATCAAAGAAAAATTGGAGCCTGCTTTTGTGGCTTACCGTAAAATGTATGCAGATTATTATGAGTCTTGCAAACATGAAAACAGCCCTGCAATCAGAGATTCAAACCCTGTTATCATTTTATACCCGGGAATCGGAATGTTCTCTTTTTCAAAAGATAAACAAACAACAAGGGTTGCGGCAGAATTTTATATCAATGCTATTAATGTGATGAAAGGTGCAGAAGCGATTTCTGAATATACCTCATTGCCACGTCAGGAAGCATTTAATATCGAGTATTGGTTATTGGAAGAAGCAAAATTGCAAAGGATGCCAAAGCCAAAAGCGTTATCTGGAAGGATTGCTTTAATTACCGGTAGTGCTGGTGGTATTGGTAAAGCCATTGCTAAGAAATTTGTAGAAGAAGGTGCTGTTGTGGTACTGAACGATATGAATGCAGAGCGTTTAGCTGGTGCTGGTGAAGAATTCGAAAAATTGTTTGGAAAGGATTCTTACGCTACAGCATTATTGGATGTAACCAATGCAGCTCAAATTAAAGAAGCTTTTGGCGCAGCCATTTTGGCTTTTGGTGGAGTAGATTTGATTGTAAACAATGCCGGACTTTCTATTTCTAAAACCATTGCAGACCATAGCGAAAAAGACTGGGACCTGTTGTATGACGTATTGGTTAAAGGCCAATTCTTAGTTACACAAGCTGCAGCAGCAGAAATGAAAAAACAGGATATTGGTGGTGATATCATCAACATTGTAAGTAAAAACGCGTTGGTTAGCGGACCTAATAATGCAGGGTACGGTAGTGCAAAAGCTGCGCAATTACACTTAAGCAGGTTAAATGCTGCAGAATTAGGTGCTGATGGTATCCGTGTAAATGTGGTTAATCCAGATGCGGTAATCAGTGATAGTAACATTTGGTCTGGCGGATGGGCAGAAGGCCGTGCTAAAGCATATGGCATTACTGTAGCGGAGCTACCTGCTTACTATGCAAAACGTACTTTATTAAATTCAATTATTTTACCGGATGACA
The nucleotide sequence above comes from Pedobacter sp. MC2016-14. Encoded proteins:
- a CDS encoding peroxiredoxin yields the protein MKLKLNITLLACMLTGVVFAQQDPDLESAELKKQKIELDAALATIEQKLVASEKTYREAQTKKIKYDTIGLGAWRAEMAALKMEKKKAEVIFIQKHPDYFISLMALNDVIGHLPENVPTKIKLYNKLDKGLQKTATGLKTKATLDKFNALSIGKIAPAFSAPDTSGRSISLSDYRGKYVLLDFWASWCGPCREENPVVVKAFRTYRDKNFDVLSISLDQPGKRDAWIKAIHVDHLDWTHVSDLKYWNSEVAQLYAVRSIPQNFLIDPQGRIIAANLRGEALDRKLAEIFFKSSK
- a CDS encoding zinc-dependent metalloprotease; amino-acid sequence: MFKPILLTLALSGFVLSTNAQEKKPEASTKKIAVPVKKADSVPGAPKAYNEVITAKAKTSVGMINVHQIALKYFFEIPDTLLGRELLIVNRISKAASGTRPQMLGYAGDEIAENVVSFEKGPNDRIFLRLNSFNERSGDTTSNGLYKSVRNSNIQPIVASFSVKAYGQKGQIKSSVIDVTEYLNTENEVFFFSPGVKTALGIGGIQTDKSYIGSLSTYPKNVEIRTIRTYTKGPVAGQPTISTIPVTYELNSSMVLLPKIPMKARYADARVGFFAHGYTDFDGDPQGVRQSAVMVRWRMEPKTGDIEKYKRGKLVEPKKPIIYYIDPATPKKWVPYLIAGVNDWAKAFEQAGFKNAIKALPAPANDPNWSIDDATHNVIVYKPSSVANASGPNVHDPRSGEIIESHINWYHNIMQLVRNWYMIQAGAIDHKARKLKFDDELMGQLIRFVSSHEVGHTLGLLHNYGSSSTVPVEKLRDKAFVEKYGHTPSIMDYARFNYVAQPEDHITQKGIFPRIGEYDRWAIEFGYRWLPQFNSPDAEIPYMNKLIIDSLDKNKRLFFGSEGESLDPRSQSEDLGDDAVKASIYGIKNLQRIIPQLKDWTKEPNEGYENLKLMYDQAFRQYMLYTAHVLKTIGGEYHTNRSIEQNGNVFEPVSYKKQKEAMQFFNDYVFNIPEWMLKDQNDPLTRSNPGIYMEVAQNNALQRLQGSGILMEFIKNEEYSKGKTYTCSEFLEDLKKSIWTELYTGKSIDLNRRNLQKTYITNTINSFKATGEIVGKNSGNGVIYYINPDPTRNDVSSLVRAHLISLKEDIRKAIPSQKGMSLYHLEDAVKRIDDVLDPVK
- the rhaT gene encoding L-rhamnose/proton symporter RhaT; protein product: MQIIFGVLFHFIGGFASGSFYIPYKKVKGWAWESYWIVGGIFSWLIVPPLAAYLTIPNFSDIIASTSGSILTLTYFFGILWGIGGLTYGLGVRYLGVSLGSSIILGLSMVIGSILPSIYFQFFPQVGKDPFVVFLATEWGRTVMFGLLVCVVGIIVCGKAGVMKEREIKSAATDPHGMEVKTEYKFGLGLFVGIVSGVLSACFNFGLEAGKPMADAANALWKVANPAETGNFLFQNNVTYIVVLWGGLTTNFIWCMILNARNKTFGDYTKKSTPLLKNYIFSALAGTTWFLQFFFYGMGESKMGNGASSWILHMAFIILIANAWGLVLKEWSGVQKKTFYTLIAGILIIVASVLIVGYGNSLK
- a CDS encoding bifunctional aldolase/short-chain dehydrogenase translates to MSFNTTEFKHVSYLWDDAKAAELAGDEVALLIYRSNLLGADLRLTNYGGGNTSCKADAIDPITGQPVEVMWIKGSGGDIGTLKRSGLAALYVERLRSLKNSYRGIEQEDEMVELFNHCIYDLASKAPSIDTPLHGFLPFKHIDHLHPDAAIAIAAAKDGKQITHDLFNGTIGWVDWQKPGFDLGLQLKACLDENPGIRGIMLGSHGLFTWGDTAYESYMNTLEVIEICANYLEENYGKKGPVFGGQKISSPEKAAREAQAILLAPILRGFCSSERNMIGHFTDDTRVLEFINSNDLDRLAPLGTSCPDHFLRTKISPLVLELTPDEDLSDPAKIKEKLEPAFVAYRKMYADYYESCKHENSPAIRDSNPVIILYPGIGMFSFSKDKQTTRVAAEFYINAINVMKGAEAISEYTSLPRQEAFNIEYWLLEEAKLQRMPKPKALSGRIALITGSAGGIGKAIAKKFVEEGAVVVLNDMNAERLAGAGEEFEKLFGKDSYATALLDVTNAAQIKEAFGAAILAFGGVDLIVNNAGLSISKTIADHSEKDWDLLYDVLVKGQFLVTQAAAAEMKKQDIGGDIINIVSKNALVSGPNNAGYGSAKAAQLHLSRLNAAELGADGIRVNVVNPDAVISDSNIWSGGWAEGRAKAYGITVAELPAYYAKRTLLNSIILPDDIANACFAFAGGLLNKSTGNVINVDGGVATAFVR